A portion of the Pedobacter cryoconitis genome contains these proteins:
- the dinB gene encoding DNA polymerase IV, translating to MAEKHIIHMDQDSFFVSVEVRKDSKLAGLPVIIGGISDRGVVASCSYEARKFGVHSAMSSRMAKMLCPHAIFIKGNMDAYSEASQEITEILRSRVPLIEKASIDEHYIDMTGMDRFHGTLQYAHELRQTVIRETGLPISFGLSVNKTVSKMATNECKPNGELDVMQNEVQPFLNPLSIRKIPGLGEKTFMKLSDMGIKKILTLSQIHPDQMVSLLGKNGLSLLQKSKGIDQSEVIPYQEQKSIGTQCTFKADTIDVETINNLITSMVMDLGFELRQKQKIAACITVTLRYSNFEDVTKQATISYTSMDAVLICKAKELFKQLYQKRMLIRLVGVRLSNLVNGFEQIDLYENSQEQYNLCQAMDKIRQRFGGKAITMASVLDLKI from the coding sequence ATGGCAGAGAAACACATCATACATATGGATCAGGACTCTTTTTTCGTCTCTGTCGAAGTCCGGAAAGATTCAAAACTAGCTGGTCTGCCGGTTATTATCGGTGGTATTTCTGATCGTGGTGTGGTGGCCTCCTGTAGTTATGAAGCCCGCAAATTTGGCGTCCATTCTGCCATGTCTTCCCGTATGGCAAAAATGCTTTGCCCTCATGCTATTTTTATTAAGGGGAACATGGATGCTTATTCTGAAGCTTCACAAGAAATTACTGAAATCTTAAGGTCCCGTGTTCCGTTGATTGAAAAAGCAAGTATTGATGAACATTATATAGATATGACCGGAATGGACCGTTTCCATGGTACACTGCAGTATGCCCATGAATTGCGTCAAACGGTAATCAGGGAAACAGGTCTGCCTATCTCCTTCGGTTTATCCGTCAACAAGACCGTTTCCAAAATGGCAACCAATGAATGCAAACCGAATGGAGAGCTTGATGTCATGCAAAATGAAGTACAGCCATTTCTCAACCCATTATCGATTAGAAAGATCCCCGGACTAGGTGAAAAAACCTTTATGAAACTCAGTGATATGGGAATAAAAAAGATTCTCACCCTATCACAGATTCATCCGGATCAAATGGTCAGTCTGCTCGGTAAAAATGGACTTTCTTTGTTGCAAAAATCGAAAGGTATTGATCAGTCTGAAGTTATCCCCTACCAGGAGCAAAAAAGTATAGGTACACAATGTACTTTTAAGGCCGATACGATTGATGTGGAAACTATCAATAACCTGATTACCTCTATGGTGATGGACTTGGGGTTTGAATTGCGGCAGAAACAGAAAATTGCAGCTTGTATTACAGTAACCCTTCGCTATTCCAATTTTGAAGACGTGACTAAACAGGCAACGATTTCTTATACTTCAATGGACGCGGTGCTGATCTGTAAAGCCAAAGAGTTATTCAAACAATTGTATCAGAAACGTATGCTGATTCGCCTGGTTGGTGTACGCCTTTCTAACCTGGTGAATGGTTTTGAGCAGATTGATCTGTATGAGAATTCGCAGGAGCAATATAATTTATGCCAGGCTATGGATAAAATACGTCAGCGTTTTGGCGGAAAAGCGATAACCATGGCTTCTGTACTGGACTTGAAAATCTAA
- a CDS encoding DNA/RNA non-specific endonuclease gives MKFRNLLFASCLSLAFASCSKNTTQDLSPSNPSGQSASNQATATVITEDFESGSKSSYATGDVTLTTGSWKLNDALIGSTAADNKAGTKSVRIRNNGILGMNFKVSSPASVSVKHALYGTDNSSTWQLWVSGDNGSTYSQVGATITTSSSQLATATFAITKTGNLTFEIRKVSGGTARINIDDVSFSTGGGTPPTDPGTDPGTGTPGNAADNNNLLLGNPTNAQPSINSTANYLMDQTYFTESYNRDKGTPNWVSWHISSTDLGSTSRSDNFRADINLPSGWYGVSNTSYSGSGFDRGHNCPSGDRTSSSAANSATFLMTNMIPQAPKNNQQTWATLENYVRSLVTAGNEVYVVMGSYGSGGTGSNGFQTTIDGGKVNVPSRVWKVIVVIPNGNNDLSRITTATRVIAVDTPNDQNTVNPDWKQYLTTVKSIETAAGVNIMSNVSQSIQTVLENRTDSGT, from the coding sequence ATGAAATTCAGAAATCTACTTTTCGCCAGCTGCTTGTCACTGGCATTTGCATCGTGCTCGAAAAACACTACGCAAGACCTTAGTCCATCAAACCCATCTGGCCAAAGCGCTTCAAATCAAGCTACCGCTACTGTCATCACTGAAGACTTCGAATCAGGAAGCAAAAGTTCTTATGCTACCGGAGATGTGACGCTAACTACTGGTTCATGGAAGCTGAATGATGCACTGATCGGTTCAACAGCAGCCGATAACAAAGCAGGTACAAAATCTGTACGTATCCGTAACAATGGTATTCTGGGGATGAATTTTAAAGTGAGCAGTCCAGCTTCAGTATCCGTTAAACATGCTTTATATGGAACTGATAACTCTTCTACATGGCAATTATGGGTGTCAGGTGATAACGGCAGCACTTATTCACAAGTGGGCGCTACCATCACGACTTCGTCAAGCCAATTGGCCACTGCTACTTTTGCAATCACTAAAACTGGTAACCTGACTTTCGAAATCCGTAAAGTGTCGGGTGGTACTGCGCGTATTAACATCGATGATGTCAGTTTTAGTACAGGTGGCGGCACTCCTCCTACCGATCCGGGTACTGATCCGGGTACAGGTACACCGGGTAATGCTGCTGACAATAACAATTTATTGCTGGGAAACCCAACCAATGCACAACCAAGTATCAATTCAACAGCGAATTACCTGATGGACCAGACTTATTTCACGGAGTCTTATAACAGAGATAAAGGTACGCCTAACTGGGTATCATGGCATATTAGCAGTACTGATCTGGGCAGTACTTCCCGTTCTGATAACTTCAGAGCAGATATTAACCTGCCTTCTGGCTGGTATGGTGTAAGCAATACAAGCTATTCTGGTTCTGGTTTTGACCGCGGGCATAACTGTCCTTCAGGTGACCGGACTTCAAGCAGCGCTGCAAACTCAGCTACGTTTTTAATGACGAATATGATCCCGCAAGCGCCTAAAAACAATCAGCAAACCTGGGCAACTCTTGAAAATTACGTACGTTCTTTAGTGACTGCTGGCAATGAAGTTTATGTGGTTATGGGTTCTTATGGATCTGGTGGTACAGGTTCAAACGGCTTTCAGACTACGATTGATGGTGGAAAAGTAAATGTACCTTCCCGTGTTTGGAAAGTTATTGTTGTAATCCCGAATGGCAACAATGACCTTTCACGCATTACGACTGCAACACGCGTGATTGCTGTAGATACACCAAACGATCAAAATACAGTTAATCCAGACTGGAAGCAATACCTGACTACTGTGAAATCTATTGAAACAGCTGCAGGCGTTAACATTATGTCTAATGTAAGTCAAAGCATACAGACGGTTCTTGAAAACCGTACTGATTCGGGCACTTAA
- a CDS encoding MFS transporter translates to MSKQPSKWIVLLILSSSVFLSVIDIFIVNVAIPSIKRGIHGTDGDIQLVIALYLLGYAAFLITGGRAGDYFGKKKVFIIAMLSFTFASLLCGISQTAFQLNTARFFQGISAAFMVPQGIAYIQLIFPSPEERIKALGIYGSIAGAASVIGQFLGGVLPDTHFFIAGWRLIFLINLPLGIISALLAAKLLKDNTVTKTGKFDYTGVILLTVALVSLIYPLIRGAELGWPWWSIVLIGASIVLLFVFLYDQKRKLLQRKEPLINVRLFGYKDFNIGLCAVLFYFMAQDSYFLINAVLLQTGFGISSSETGIFFVFQGIGYVLASVIAIKLIPVYGKKVLQCGVLIMVTALVLHILFFKSAAVSRMIFLPVFFIYGIGCGAVLPSLLTMALKSIPPKFAGAASGTFSTFQQTAIALGIGIVGGIFFYVSGKSGTLQAYLSAYQMATIVNVVLLVLVSFFLYLLPEKNTICRNNQPVK, encoded by the coding sequence ATGAGCAAGCAACCTTCTAAATGGATAGTACTTCTTATCCTTTCTTCTTCGGTCTTTTTATCTGTCATTGATATTTTTATCGTCAATGTGGCTATACCCTCTATCAAAAGGGGAATTCATGGCACAGATGGTGATATACAACTCGTTATTGCTTTATATCTGCTGGGTTATGCTGCATTTTTAATTACCGGTGGCAGGGCAGGAGATTACTTTGGTAAAAAGAAAGTATTTATCATTGCGATGCTATCTTTTACTTTCGCTTCGCTGCTCTGCGGAATCTCTCAAACAGCTTTTCAATTAAATACAGCCCGTTTCTTTCAGGGAATCAGTGCTGCTTTTATGGTACCACAGGGTATTGCTTATATTCAGCTGATCTTTCCTTCTCCCGAAGAACGTATTAAAGCGTTGGGGATCTATGGAAGTATAGCGGGGGCCGCATCCGTGATTGGTCAGTTTCTAGGCGGCGTATTACCGGACACTCATTTCTTTATTGCGGGCTGGCGCTTAATTTTCCTGATTAACCTTCCACTGGGCATTATTTCAGCCCTGCTGGCTGCAAAGCTATTGAAAGATAATACGGTAACAAAAACGGGTAAATTTGATTATACGGGTGTAATTCTACTGACTGTAGCCCTGGTTAGCTTGATCTATCCTTTAATCCGTGGAGCGGAACTAGGCTGGCCCTGGTGGAGTATAGTCCTGATAGGTGCCTCAATTGTCCTGTTGTTTGTCTTTTTGTATGATCAAAAGAGAAAACTTCTCCAAAGAAAAGAACCGCTGATCAATGTCAGGCTATTTGGTTATAAGGATTTCAATATAGGCCTTTGTGCAGTCTTATTTTATTTCATGGCGCAGGATTCTTATTTCCTGATCAATGCGGTCCTTTTACAAACCGGATTTGGGATCAGTTCTTCAGAAACAGGTATTTTCTTTGTTTTTCAAGGGATAGGATATGTGCTTGCCTCGGTTATCGCCATAAAGTTGATCCCAGTTTATGGAAAAAAGGTCTTGCAGTGTGGTGTCCTGATCATGGTAACAGCCCTGGTGCTGCATATCCTGTTTTTTAAATCGGCAGCTGTGAGCCGGATGATCTTTTTGCCCGTATTTTTTATTTATGGCATAGGCTGTGGCGCTGTATTACCTTCTTTACTAACTATGGCACTGAAAAGTATCCCACCAAAATTTGCTGGTGCTGCCTCAGGGACTTTCTCTACTTTTCAGCAAACGGCAATTGCTTTGGGAATTGGTATAGTAGGAGGGATTTTCTTTTATGTATCAGGAAAGTCCGGAACGTTGCAGGCTTATCTGTCCGCTTATCAAATGGCCACTATCGTCAATGTAGTCCTCTTGGTATTGGTTAGCTTTTTTCTCTATCTTTTGCCAGAGAAAAACACCATCTGCAGGAATAATCAACCTGTAAAGTAA
- a CDS encoding DNA polymerase III subunit alpha, with amino-acid sequence MYLNVHSHYSLRYGTIAVPKLIEAAAAKGITQMVLTDLNNSTGVMEFWRACNAAGIKPIGGLEFRRNKKLLYIGIARNKEGMKELNDFLTFHNLKQQELPDQPPVFKNCFIIYPYVYGKILRENEFMGIRFDELHQLYEKEIKDFAAKLVILQPVVFLDKIGYRLHEYLRSVDLNTLLTKTSTADKCSPSDTFLPPGELETRFSKYPFILENTRQLLDGCVMDYEQGKQKLNRKTFTGSMSRDKELLEELAMKGLAERYGEGHEKALEKVKYELKIIHDLNFCAYFLITWDIIQYSVSQGYYHVGRGSGANSTVAYCLRITDVDPLELDLYFDRFLNAQRTSPPDFDIDYSWDERENVQQYIFEKYGAAHTALLGTMSTFKDRSVIREIGKVMGLPKAEIDSFTDRTQDLANQGNPTFKKIMAVAELMNSMPNQRSIHAGGVLISEEPITYYTALDLPPKGMATVQWDMYEAELIGYDKYDILSQRGIGHIKEAVRLVEQNLGLKIDVHQVKKFMKDPALNARLQSGNTIGCFYIESPAMRQLLAKLKCDNYLTLVAASSIIRPGVAQSGMMKTYIQNHHQPETVNYLHPVMKEQMQETYGVMVYQEDVIKVCIHYAGMNSSDADILRRGMSGKYRSRMEFDKLIDKFFAGASKLGREEVTTKEVWRQVSSFAGYSFSKAHSASFAVESYQSLFLKTYYPIEFMVAVLNNYGGFYSRWLYVHELRKAGARVHLPCVNKSTPVVSLSGADAYLGFIGILGLTLKLMEQIPEERHRNGDYLDLTDFVKRTAISLDQAIILIRTGALRFTGRSKKELLWDVHSLLGSKVKVQNHAQLFEAEHKHYQLPEFVNTTLEDAYHELELLGFPLSLSSFDLLQTDYRGHPQTNDLFSYVGQIVKMVGLYVCEKTVHTKNNKKMWFGTFLDAEGNFFDTTHFSSSTPSYPFRGAGCYLILGKVVEDFGYPSVEVIKFAKLPIVGNPVLE; translated from the coding sequence ATGTACTTGAATGTCCACTCTCATTATAGCCTCCGTTATGGCACAATCGCGGTCCCTAAACTGATCGAAGCAGCCGCGGCTAAAGGGATTACTCAAATGGTACTGACCGATCTGAACAATTCTACCGGGGTAATGGAATTTTGGAGGGCTTGTAATGCAGCTGGAATTAAACCAATTGGCGGATTAGAATTCCGCAGGAATAAAAAATTGCTGTACATCGGTATTGCCAGAAATAAGGAAGGTATGAAGGAATTGAACGATTTCCTGACCTTTCATAACCTCAAGCAGCAAGAATTGCCGGATCAGCCTCCTGTATTTAAAAACTGTTTTATCATTTACCCTTATGTGTATGGGAAAATACTCAGAGAAAATGAGTTTATGGGGATTCGTTTTGATGAATTACACCAGCTTTATGAAAAAGAGATCAAGGATTTCGCGGCTAAACTTGTCATTTTACAACCGGTCGTTTTTCTGGATAAAATAGGATACCGTTTACATGAATATTTGCGGAGTGTTGACCTGAATACACTTTTAACTAAAACAAGCACGGCCGATAAATGCAGTCCTTCGGATACTTTCCTGCCGCCTGGAGAATTGGAAACCCGCTTTAGCAAGTATCCTTTTATCCTGGAAAATACCCGGCAGTTGCTGGATGGTTGTGTGATGGATTATGAGCAGGGTAAGCAGAAACTTAACCGGAAAACCTTTACCGGAAGTATGTCCAGAGACAAAGAATTGCTCGAAGAACTGGCTATGAAAGGTTTAGCAGAACGTTATGGAGAAGGCCATGAAAAAGCATTGGAGAAGGTGAAATATGAACTTAAAATCATTCATGACCTGAATTTTTGCGCTTATTTTCTCATCACCTGGGACATTATTCAGTACTCGGTAAGCCAGGGTTATTATCATGTGGGGCGTGGTTCAGGGGCAAATAGTACAGTAGCTTACTGTTTGAGAATCACTGATGTTGACCCTTTGGAGCTGGACCTTTACTTTGATCGGTTTCTCAATGCGCAGCGAACTTCTCCCCCCGATTTTGATATCGATTATTCGTGGGATGAAAGGGAAAATGTACAGCAGTATATTTTTGAGAAGTATGGTGCAGCACATACGGCTTTATTAGGTACGATGTCTACTTTCAAAGATCGTTCTGTGATCCGGGAAATTGGTAAGGTCATGGGTTTGCCCAAGGCAGAGATTGATAGCTTTACAGACCGTACTCAGGATCTGGCTAATCAGGGTAATCCTACCTTTAAAAAAATCATGGCTGTTGCAGAATTGATGAACAGTATGCCTAACCAGCGCAGTATTCATGCTGGTGGAGTCTTGATTTCTGAAGAACCCATCACTTATTATACAGCGCTGGACCTGCCTCCTAAAGGAATGGCTACCGTACAATGGGATATGTACGAAGCAGAACTGATTGGTTATGACAAATATGATATTTTAAGTCAGCGCGGTATTGGTCACATTAAAGAAGCCGTAAGACTGGTGGAGCAGAATCTGGGTTTGAAAATAGATGTGCACCAGGTTAAGAAGTTCATGAAAGACCCGGCGCTGAATGCCAGACTGCAATCCGGGAATACAATTGGTTGTTTTTATATTGAATCACCAGCAATGCGTCAGCTGCTGGCCAAACTCAAATGCGACAATTACCTTACACTGGTTGCTGCAAGTTCTATCATCCGGCCTGGTGTGGCACAATCGGGTATGATGAAGACTTACATTCAGAATCACCATCAACCAGAAACCGTGAACTACCTGCACCCGGTCATGAAAGAACAGATGCAGGAAACCTATGGGGTGATGGTGTATCAGGAAGACGTGATTAAAGTCTGTATCCACTATGCCGGGATGAATAGCAGTGATGCCGATATATTACGCAGAGGAATGAGCGGAAAATACCGTTCCCGTATGGAGTTTGATAAGTTAATTGATAAATTCTTTGCAGGTGCCAGTAAACTGGGACGTGAAGAAGTAACCACTAAAGAAGTGTGGCGACAAGTTTCTTCATTTGCAGGTTATAGCTTCTCTAAAGCACATTCTGCAAGTTTTGCAGTAGAAAGTTACCAGAGCCTGTTTCTGAAAACTTATTATCCGATAGAGTTTATGGTGGCTGTACTGAATAATTACGGCGGTTTTTATTCCCGCTGGTTATATGTACACGAACTGCGTAAGGCTGGTGCACGCGTACATCTGCCTTGCGTGAATAAGAGTACTCCGGTAGTCTCCTTAAGTGGAGCTGATGCCTACCTGGGCTTTATTGGGATACTGGGACTGACGTTAAAATTGATGGAACAGATTCCTGAAGAACGGCACAGAAATGGAGATTACCTTGATTTAACTGATTTTGTAAAACGTACAGCAATTAGCCTGGATCAGGCAATTATACTGATTCGTACCGGAGCTTTACGTTTCACCGGGCGCAGCAAAAAGGAATTGCTTTGGGATGTACATTCTTTACTTGGCTCTAAAGTGAAAGTGCAGAATCATGCACAGTTATTTGAAGCAGAACACAAACATTATCAGCTGCCCGAATTCGTGAATACAACATTGGAAGATGCGTACCACGAGCTTGAATTACTTGGTTTTCCACTTAGTCTTTCTTCTTTTGATTTGCTGCAAACTGATTACCGCGGACATCCGCAGACCAATGACCTGTTTAGTTATGTGGGGCAGATTGTTAAAATGGTTGGTCTTTATGTTTGTGAAAAGACGGTGCATACCAAGAACAATAAAAAGATGTGGTTTGGTACTTTCCTGGATGCAGAAGGCAATTTCTTTGATACCACTCATTTTTCAAGCAGTACTCCATCTTATCCGTTTCGTGGAGCAGGTTGTTACCTGATTTTAGGTAAAGTAGTGGAAGACTTTGGTTATCCGAGTGTAGAAGTGATCAAATTTGCCAAGTTACCGATTGTCGGTAATCCTGTATTGGAATAA
- a CDS encoding winged helix-turn-helix transcriptional regulator codes for MGMRVRLWLTLPRKDGSSIEVKQVVCRTILSMENSTNDDPQPVIKQENYGQPEDNCSMTNAWKVIGGKWKLLLLNAIRQECPARFGALRKKMQDITQTTLTAQLRELERDGIISRKAYAESPPKVEYQLTELGQTLIPVMQVLSDWGDNYCQVIKFNP; via the coding sequence ATGGGTATGCGCGTTCGATTATGGTTAACTTTACCGCGCAAAGATGGAAGCTCAATTGAAGTTAAACAAGTAGTTTGCCGGACAATACTAAGTATGGAAAACAGTACTAATGATGACCCTCAGCCGGTTATAAAACAAGAAAATTACGGGCAGCCGGAAGATAACTGTTCGATGACAAACGCATGGAAAGTTATTGGCGGGAAATGGAAACTCCTTTTACTAAATGCAATCCGCCAGGAATGTCCTGCAAGGTTTGGAGCGCTCCGGAAAAAGATGCAGGATATTACACAAACTACCCTGACTGCACAATTACGTGAACTGGAACGTGATGGCATTATTTCCAGAAAAGCTTATGCAGAATCACCACCTAAAGTAGAATATCAGCTTACTGAACTGGGGCAAACACTGATCCCGGTGATGCAGGTCTTGTCAGATTGGGGCGATAATTATTGCCAGGTCATTAAATTTAATCCTTAG
- a CDS encoding RNA polymerase sigma factor, whose translation MLKPAADLSHLICDIALYDSENAYEKLFKSLFPALYRFCYYLLKSRELAEEVANDVMITLWKNRKKLPEIQNIKVYSFVIARNLCLNILNKHAKRELIFLEDIDIQIVLDSLNPEQILINDELKKKLEQATEALPNKCKLVFKLVKEDGMSYKETAAILNISIKTVDAHLVTAVKKLTAVLKVEFNLM comes from the coding sequence ATGCTTAAACCTGCTGCAGACTTATCTCATCTGATCTGTGATATAGCTTTATATGATAGTGAAAATGCCTATGAAAAGCTTTTTAAAAGTCTTTTTCCTGCATTGTATCGCTTCTGTTATTATCTTTTAAAATCAAGAGAACTGGCAGAAGAGGTGGCAAATGACGTGATGATCACGCTTTGGAAAAACAGAAAAAAACTTCCTGAAATACAAAATATTAAAGTTTATAGCTTTGTTATTGCGCGTAATCTTTGCTTAAATATTTTAAATAAACATGCCAAAAGAGAACTGATCTTTTTGGAGGATATTGATATACAAATCGTATTGGATAGCTTGAATCCAGAACAGATCCTGATCAACGATGAGCTGAAGAAGAAACTGGAACAAGCAACCGAAGCATTGCCAAACAAATGTAAACTTGTTTTTAAGCTGGTCAAAGAAGATGGAATGAGTTATAAAGAAACAGCTGCGATCCTGAATATCTCTATCAAGACTGTGGATGCCCACCTGGTCACTGCCGTAAAGAAACTTACCGCCGTTCTTAAAGTCGAATTTAACCTGATGTAA
- a CDS encoding FecR family protein — MKRSRIIELLARKMAGEATPYELEELNRLIDSYPDSVYYEEVLKQIWLNSEEGELHIPDVDRIYQCHRLRFYDELTTPAAEEPIPLLLQYKNLAITVLSLCLIFFAGLFYIHSNKQDTFNTLLIAGKGVRKKVKLPDGTLVWLNSDSKLAYHSAIDKKKVRIVHLTGEAFFDVAHHKSQPFIVRTDKIAIKVLGTAFNVKAYPVDQKSVATLLRGSIELSVNERPQQKIILNPSEKFVLQAGQQGVLKMDDHDITLMIEHIVPIHIGGNEYIEEVSWKNNTLVFHNESFQDLKPRLERWFNIRIHLGSSRAKSYRFTGVFKNENIKEALTAMQLIKSFTFNLTAHDVTIY, encoded by the coding sequence ATGAAAAGAAGCAGAATTATAGAATTATTAGCTCGTAAAATGGCTGGTGAGGCGACCCCATATGAATTGGAGGAGCTGAACAGGCTTATTGATAGCTATCCTGATTCTGTTTATTATGAAGAAGTACTTAAACAAATCTGGCTCAATAGTGAAGAGGGGGAGCTGCACATTCCTGACGTTGACCGTATTTACCAATGTCACAGGCTAAGGTTTTATGATGAATTGACTACGCCTGCAGCAGAAGAACCGATACCGCTCCTTCTTCAATATAAAAATTTAGCGATTACCGTCCTTTCCCTGTGCCTGATTTTCTTTGCCGGCTTATTTTATATCCATAGCAATAAACAGGATACTTTCAACACACTGCTCATTGCAGGAAAAGGAGTACGCAAAAAGGTAAAACTGCCGGACGGTACTTTAGTCTGGCTTAATTCAGACAGTAAATTAGCCTACCATTCAGCTATTGATAAAAAAAAGGTACGTATAGTACATTTAACTGGTGAAGCTTTTTTCGATGTAGCCCATCATAAGTCTCAACCATTTATAGTACGTACAGATAAGATTGCAATTAAAGTATTGGGAACCGCATTTAATGTGAAGGCCTATCCAGTAGATCAGAAGTCTGTAGCTACGCTATTACGTGGTTCCATTGAACTATCTGTCAATGAAAGGCCTCAGCAAAAAATTATTTTAAATCCTTCAGAAAAATTTGTGCTGCAAGCTGGTCAGCAGGGGGTACTGAAAATGGATGATCATGATATTACCTTAATGATTGAACACATTGTACCCATTCATATTGGGGGCAATGAATATATTGAGGAGGTCTCCTGGAAAAATAATACCCTGGTATTTCACAATGAGTCATTTCAGGATTTAAAGCCAAGGCTGGAACGCTGGTTTAACATCAGAATCCACCTGGGTTCATCAAGAGCAAAATCTTATCGCTTTACCGGAGTCTTTAAAAATGAAAATATTAAAGAGGCCCTGACGGCCATGCAGTTAATCAAATCCTTCACCTTTAATCTTACCGCACATGACGTGACCATCTACTAA
- a CDS encoding MFS transporter yields MDHTNKSSATKYYVIAWVFGLLFYFLDYVIRAAPAVMIPQLSAVFNVSTLGLVSIIGTYYYTYSTCSLIAGIALDRFGAKYSLFAGAVILGIGALLFVISSEFAGNTGRLLQGAGCAFAFPGCVYLATKGFSAKSLATAIGFTQCIGMLGGSAGQFVVGPLIEKGVDQKIFWIGAGVFTIIVAFGLLLVIPKAKEEQKSTKQLHSKGFLSPYKVVFSNAQSWLCGVISGLLFAPTTIFAMTWGVAFFQQDRAFSFHDATIACAMVPMGWVFGCPLLGYLTDKIGQRKPVLIGGAALMILSLLQLLFLPDLVPAYVSTFMLGVASGAAMIPYSIIKESNPDHVKGSATGAINFITFSVTTLVSPLFSHYFGKTLTGATAKASHFQSAGLFWVAGIAIAIVVSLLLKETGTNKAEKVSVIV; encoded by the coding sequence ATGGATCATACCAACAAATCGTCTGCTACAAAATATTACGTGATTGCCTGGGTTTTCGGCCTTCTTTTTTATTTCCTGGATTATGTGATCAGGGCTGCTCCGGCAGTGATGATCCCTCAATTATCAGCAGTATTCAATGTTTCTACTCTGGGCCTGGTATCCATTATAGGCACTTATTATTATACGTATTCCACTTGCAGTTTGATTGCAGGGATCGCGCTCGACAGGTTTGGCGCAAAATATTCTTTGTTTGCTGGTGCAGTGATTCTGGGAATTGGCGCTTTACTCTTTGTTATTTCCAGCGAATTTGCCGGGAATACTGGTCGTTTATTGCAGGGAGCCGGTTGTGCATTTGCTTTTCCGGGCTGTGTTTACCTGGCTACCAAAGGATTTTCTGCCAAATCGTTAGCTACAGCTATTGGTTTTACGCAGTGTATAGGGATGCTGGGCGGCTCTGCCGGACAATTCGTAGTTGGCCCTTTAATAGAAAAAGGAGTTGATCAGAAAATATTCTGGATTGGTGCAGGTGTTTTTACGATTATCGTTGCTTTCGGATTATTACTGGTCATTCCAAAAGCTAAAGAAGAACAGAAATCGACTAAACAATTGCACTCAAAAGGATTTTTAAGTCCTTATAAAGTGGTATTCTCTAATGCTCAGTCCTGGCTTTGCGGAGTTATCTCAGGGCTTTTATTTGCACCAACTACTATTTTTGCGATGACCTGGGGTGTAGCTTTTTTCCAGCAAGACAGAGCTTTCAGTTTCCATGATGCCACAATTGCTTGTGCAATGGTGCCTATGGGCTGGGTATTTGGTTGTCCGCTTCTGGGTTACCTGACTGATAAAATTGGCCAGCGTAAACCTGTATTAATTGGTGGTGCAGCGCTGATGATTTTAAGCCTGTTACAGTTATTGTTTTTGCCAGACCTGGTACCAGCTTATGTGAGTACGTTTATGTTAGGTGTAGCTTCAGGAGCAGCAATGATCCCCTATTCGATTATCAAAGAATCTAATCCCGATCATGTGAAAGGAAGCGCTACCGGAGCAATCAATTTCATCACTTTTAGTGTAACGACATTAGTAAGCCCATTGTTTAGCCACTACTTTGGTAAAACATTAACTGGTGCAACAGCTAAAGCCAGTCATTTTCAGTCTGCCGGGTTATTCTGGGTTGCGGGAATTGCGATCGCCATTGTGGTGAGTTTGTTGCTGAAGGAAACCGGAACAAATAAAGCGGAGAAAGTATCAGTAATAGTATAG